The following coding sequences are from one Phalacrocorax carbo chromosome 13, bPhaCar2.1, whole genome shotgun sequence window:
- the TFAM gene encoding transcription factor A, mitochondrial: MAAALSLRGRAAALFTGAQRLLRSSGGAAEKCLCRGISSDERPKRPLSAYFRFLKENHSAFRQRNPEMSNMELVKKIAGAWKELPASQKQVYEEARKTDWQRYEEQLAAYKAQLTPAQAVALKEERRKRLAKRRSFRAKRELTVLGKPKRPRSGFNIFVSENFQESKGLSPVAKLKQLFDTWQKLSSSQKQPYLQLAEDDKVRYENEMKSWEAKMLELGREDLIRSKNQRPKKKTAETAEESETAKAFSREKKAKLKLKKSEE; the protein is encoded by the exons ATGGCGGCGGCGCTGtcgctgcggggccgggccgcggcccTCTTCACCGGTGCCCAGCGGCTCCTCAG GAGCAGCGGCGGCGCGGCCGAGAAGTGCCTGTGCAGGGGGATCAGCTCGGATGAGCGCCCGAAGCGGCCCCTGTCGGCCTATTTCCGTTTCCTGAAGGAAAACCATTCTGCTTTTCGGCAGAGGAATCCAG AAATGAGCAACATGGAGCTGGTTAAAAAAATAGCAGGTGCTTGGAAGGAGTTACCAGCATCCCAGAAGCAG GTTTATGAGGAAGCTAGAAAGACAGACTGGCAAAGATACGAAGAGCAGTTGGCCGCATATAAAGCGCAGCTAACTCCAGCGCAGGCTGTGgctctgaaagaagaaaggagaaaacgGCTGGCAAAAAGAAGATCGTTCAGGGCAAAAAGA gaattgaCTGTGCTTGGAAAACCTAAAAGACCTCGTAGTGGCTTCAACATTTTTGTGTCAGAAAACTTTCAAGAAAGCAAGGGACTTTCACCTGTG GCAAAGCTGAAGCAATTATTTGATACATGGCAAAAACTGTCCAGTTCCCAAAAGCAG CCATACCTGCAGCTTGCTGAAGATGATAAGGTTCGGTACGAGAATGAAATGAAGTCGTGGGAGGCAAAAATGCTTGAACTCGGACGTGAAGACCTGATACGTTCCAAAAACCAAAggccaaaaaagaaaactgctgaaacTGCAGAGGAATCTGAAACAGCCAAAGCTTTCTCGcgtgaaaaaaaggcaaaattaaagtTGAAAAAATCGGAAGAATAA
- the DNAJC9 gene encoding dnaJ homolog subfamily C member 9 translates to MGLLEQCEAAFGSPDLYRVLGVRRQASPDEIRRGYHRASLRVHPDRAQPEDKEEATRRFQILGKAYAVLSDAEQRAVYDEQGTVDEEGEALRGERDWQEYWRLLFKKITVKDIEDFEKSYKDSEEELADIKAAYMDFEGDMDRIMESVLCVDYTDESRIRKIIEKAIDSGEVPSYKGFVKESKQKMMARKRRAEKEAREAEKTKDELGLGGEDDLKALIQSRNKDREKEMDNFLAQLEAKYGNNAKKGGKKTAAKKGKK, encoded by the exons atggggctgctggagcagtgCGAGGCCGCCTTCGGCTCCCCCGACCTCTACCGCGTCCTGGGCGTCCGCCGGCAGGCCTCGCCCGATGAGATCCGCCGCGGCTACCACCGCGCCTCGCTCCGCGTACACCCCGACCGCGCCCAGCCCGAGGACAAGGAGGAGGCGACGCGGCGGTTCCAG ATCCTGGGCAAGGCGTACGCCGTCCTGAGCGACGCGGAGCAGCGCGCCGTGTACGATGAGCAGGGCACGGTGGACGAGGAGGGCGAGGCGCTGAGGGGCGAGCGGGACTGGCAGGAGTACTGGCGGCTGCTCTTCAAGAAG ATCACGGTCAAGGATATTGAAGACTTTGAAAAGAGCTACAAAGATTCAGAAGAAGAGCTAGCTGATATTAAAGCAGCGTACATGGATTTTGAGGGTGACATGGACAGAATAATGGAGTCTGTGTTGTGTGTGGACTATACAGATGAATCAAGAATAcggaaaataatagaaaaagcCATTGACTCTGGAGAAGTCCCATCCTACAAAGGTTTTGTAAAAGAGTCTAAGCAGAAAATGATGGCAAGAAAAAGGCGG GCAGAAAAAGAAGCTAGAGAGGCGGAAAAGACTAAAGATGAACTGGGCCTCGGTGGAGAAGATGACTTGAAAGCACTGATTCAG agcagaaataaagatcgagaaaaggaaatggataACTTTTTGGCCCAACTGGAAGCAAAATACGGGAATAAt